In Entomomonas moraniae, one DNA window encodes the following:
- a CDS encoding beta strand repeat-containing protein yields the protein MNGMYCNKNSIIVVGLFQVLSGNVFAASSNSYGGNYNYGSKVSGSVTVDNNNAINLDGITLTPSSSDQEFFSTKIKFDSSSPSGTTMAGGSLTSNGGEFNVSNNSTLNGSITGASNTIKNSSTGNSAYPINITNSNASLSATGQQITVNDSTVNGSITGAKNESIGVSNYAVGGVYASNSQVNFMAKSGDINIYNSSLSGDIIGAINRSVADQAYSGVSAITGSIMSFIATGDNLKLDDSLIQGKVLGASNYIQGWTRGLSAQSNSNLTFSAIGGNLEISNSKISGEIIGANNSIIGATGGASISTGAQVSILASGGQISVDNAAVGSIYGARNDIIATEDYSNAIFIDQKSKLTINATNSTINLSGNTVLSKTDSTNNTTYDAELWGGYINIQGELAGDGQANIYSDSFTGNTLNFSSSAITVAKMGNFENYNFSLNDNNKNVINSSTGLITVTDTLQNDDTVTAAGTTKNQSTAKLTGISGNVDIKNGDTIILVDATGAVMKGGDTSQTGLGQIITQGQKETIKVGLIKEVEVEYSFAGNDNQQLVATVNSNDGNDGGASVNNDYIKQLKTLSESRLASLMAINRGAEIISSDILRQIDQQPAQTFKPFLVVQSGYDRYNSGSHINSNTTVVVMGGNYQFDDHFSLGTLYEYGNGTYDTYNSFNIGKAKGSGNTHYYGAGLITKYTYDIFYTDASLRYGRSKTNYGNNDIITGGGSWLSYKNTVDYWGGHIGVGFTYAINDKNILDTSLKYLVTSLDGADAMVEGSYVKFNKANSTRIQLGEQLKHQLSPSTIIFGGAAYDYEFNGRPRVEVDGYNIDKASIRGSTGIVELGVNIKPIPKATQLELGFVTKGYVGKHQGITGLVNLSYRF from the coding sequence ATGAATGGTATGTATTGTAATAAAAATAGTATTATTGTCGTTGGTCTTTTTCAAGTGTTATCGGGTAATGTTTTTGCTGCATCATCTAATAGTTATGGTGGTAACTATAACTATGGTTCTAAAGTTTCTGGTTCTGTAACGGTTGATAATAATAACGCGATTAATTTAGATGGTATAACGTTAACACCTTCATCTTCGGATCAAGAGTTTTTTAGTACAAAAATAAAATTTGATAGTAGCTCACCATCAGGGACAACTATGGCTGGAGGCTCTTTAACTTCCAATGGTGGAGAATTTAATGTCTCTAATAATAGTACATTAAATGGTAGTATTACAGGAGCAAGTAATACTATAAAAAACTCTTCTACAGGTAACAGTGCCTATCCAATAAATATTACTAATTCAAATGCGTCATTATCTGCCACCGGACAACAAATTACTGTAAATGACTCTACAGTTAACGGTAGTATTACAGGGGCTAAGAATGAATCTATTGGTGTTAGTAATTATGCTGTAGGCGGAGTTTATGCATCGAATTCACAGGTCAACTTTATGGCTAAAAGTGGTGATATTAATATTTATAACTCCTCTCTATCAGGCGATATCATAGGTGCTATTAATCGCAGTGTAGCTGATCAAGCTTATTCTGGGGTATCTGCTATAACTGGTTCCATAATGTCCTTTATAGCAACAGGTGATAATCTAAAATTAGATGACTCACTTATTCAAGGAAAAGTATTGGGAGCCAGTAACTATATTCAAGGTTGGACAAGAGGGCTGTCTGCTCAATCAAACTCTAATCTCACGTTTAGTGCCATTGGTGGGAATTTAGAAATTAGTAATAGTAAGATTTCTGGAGAAATTATTGGTGCAAATAATAGTATTATAGGCGCTACTGGTGGAGCTTCTATTAGTACAGGTGCACAAGTGAGTATTCTTGCTAGCGGAGGACAAATTAGCGTTGATAATGCGGCGGTAGGCTCTATTTACGGTGCACGTAATGATATTATCGCTACAGAAGATTACAGTAATGCAATTTTTATTGATCAAAAATCTAAATTAACAATTAATGCTACCAATAGTACTATCAATCTTTCCGGTAATACTGTGCTGAGTAAAACAGATAGTACTAATAATACTACCTATGATGCAGAGTTATGGGGAGGCTATATTAATATACAGGGTGAACTTGCCGGTGATGGGCAAGCTAATATTTATAGTGATAGTTTTACAGGAAATACGCTTAACTTTTCATCCTCTGCCATTACTGTGGCTAAAATGGGTAACTTTGAAAACTATAATTTTAGCTTAAACGATAATAATAAAAATGTAATTAATAGCTCAACAGGACTTATCACTGTTACAGATACTTTACAAAATGATGATACGGTGACCGCCGCAGGTACTACTAAAAATCAATCCACTGCAAAGTTAACAGGTATTTCTGGAAATGTAGATATCAAAAATGGAGATACTATTATATTAGTTGATGCCACAGGCGCTGTTATGAAAGGTGGTGATACGAGTCAAACAGGTTTAGGTCAAATAATAACACAGGGTCAGAAAGAGACGATTAAAGTTGGATTGATTAAAGAAGTTGAAGTGGAGTATTCATTTGCTGGTAATGATAATCAACAGCTTGTTGCAACAGTTAATTCTAACGATGGTAATGACGGTGGTGCATCTGTAAATAATGATTATATTAAGCAGCTAAAGACTTTGTCAGAGAGTCGCTTAGCTTCCCTAATGGCTATTAATCGTGGAGCCGAAATTATAAGCTCTGATATTTTACGACAAATTGATCAACAACCTGCACAGACATTTAAACCTTTTCTGGTTGTTCAATCAGGTTATGATCGTTATAACAGTGGCTCCCACATTAATTCAAATACGACAGTTGTCGTGATGGGTGGAAACTATCAATTCGATGATCATTTTTCTTTAGGTACATTGTATGAGTATGGTAATGGCACCTACGATACCTATAATAGTTTTAATATTGGTAAGGCAAAGGGTAGTGGTAATACCCATTACTATGGTGCTGGTTTAATCACTAAGTATACTTATGATATTTTTTATACAGATGCCTCTCTTCGTTATGGCCGCAGTAAAACTAATTATGGTAATAACGATATTATTACAGGTGGTGGGAGTTGGCTTAGCTATAAAAACACCGTAGATTATTGGGGAGGACATATTGGTGTTGGCTTCACCTATGCGATTAATGATAAAAATATATTAGACACGTCACTTAAATACCTTGTTACTTCATTAGATGGAGCAGATGCCATGGTAGAGGGGAGCTATGTTAAATTTAACAAAGCAAACTCTACAAGAATACAGTTGGGTGAGCAATTGAAGCATCAGTTAAGTCCTTCTACTATAATTTTTGGTGGTGCAGCTTATGACTATGAGTTTAATGGCAGACCTCGGGTTGAAGTGGATGGTTATAATATTGATAAGGCCAGTATCAGAGGTTCGACAGGTATTGTGGAGTTAGGTGTAAACATTAAACCAATACCAAAAGCCACACAGTTAGAATTGGGCTTTGTAACAAAGGGCTATGTGGGTAAACACCAAGGTATAACAGGACTTGTAAATCTTAGCTATCGGTTTTAG
- a CDS encoding DUF502 domain-containing protein, with amino-acid sequence MPNSNELIAFADDKHDINIKPSYYYKLHGLLVALCLVIFPIGISLLFIQYFESWLDFRSFLIFKLAFALIIIIGFVFLLLFIGMLTIAVIVGRFTQDDTLNFSEDALIFQKRTRILFKDIKTYYIYAQPFSSIMPGRNIVHHYSLYLEISKPRCSYLITYHGPRMFNHAVYSHKTFAENTCVIINEWRHNHSQST; translated from the coding sequence ATGCCTAATAGCAATGAATTAATTGCTTTTGCTGATGATAAGCACGATATAAACATAAAACCGTCTTATTATTATAAACTCCATGGGCTACTGGTGGCTTTATGCTTAGTGATATTTCCTATTGGAATATCACTACTTTTTATACAATACTTTGAATCTTGGCTTGATTTTAGAAGTTTTCTAATATTTAAGCTGGCATTTGCTTTGATTATAATCATAGGCTTTGTGTTTCTGTTATTGTTTATAGGAATGCTTACAATAGCTGTGATTGTGGGTAGGTTTACACAGGATGATACATTGAATTTTTCTGAGGATGCATTGATCTTTCAAAAAAGAACACGTATTCTCTTCAAAGATATAAAAACTTACTACATTTATGCACAGCCGTTCTCTTCTATAATGCCTGGGCGTAATATAGTTCACCATTACTCTTTATATTTGGAAATTAGTAAACCTCGCTGTTCTTATTTAATTACCTATCATGGACCTAGGATGTTTAATCATGCTGTATATAGCCATAAAACGTTCGCTGAAAATACCTGTGTTATTATTAATGAGTGGCGTCACAACCATAGTCAAAGTACTTAA
- a CDS encoding iron-containing alcohol dehydrogenase, producing MENFTFYNPTKIEFGTNKEQLIGQHLAQFGVKKVLLCYGSERIKQDGLFTTITSQLNEHGIEFIEFGGIVSNPVLSKVREAIKLIKATPVEAILSVGGGSVLDSAKAIAAGAKHEGDVWDLFIGKAQIKSALPIFAMMTLAATGSEMNTTAVVTNQETKEKLFIADESLFPKVSIVNPELMQSVPKDYLVYSAADIIAHSIEGYFTATDQPHLQSRIVEAIINTVIETTEVLLSDSTNYNARAEFAWASTLALNGLTTAGTAGFNFPNHMIEHSLSALFNVPHGAGLSIIIPAWMKWHHSHNTDQFKRFAKQVFAVKTAEEGIVALENWFNKIGTPTRLSQLNITQKDLPLITDNVLNNAKIFGIYHIYTKEVVNTILQDAL from the coding sequence ATGGAAAATTTTACTTTCTATAACCCCACTAAAATTGAATTTGGTACTAATAAAGAACAACTAATAGGACAACATTTAGCACAGTTTGGTGTTAAAAAAGTGCTACTCTGCTATGGAAGTGAACGGATTAAACAAGATGGGCTTTTCACAACGATTACCAGTCAGCTAAATGAACATGGTATTGAGTTTATTGAGTTTGGAGGCATTGTTAGTAACCCTGTCCTTTCAAAGGTACGTGAGGCCATAAAATTAATTAAAGCTACTCCTGTTGAGGCTATTTTAAGCGTAGGTGGCGGTTCCGTATTAGATAGCGCTAAAGCAATTGCAGCGGGAGCAAAGCATGAAGGTGATGTATGGGATTTGTTTATTGGTAAAGCTCAAATTAAATCAGCACTACCTATCTTTGCTATGATGACTTTAGCTGCAACGGGGAGTGAAATGAACACCACAGCGGTGGTGACCAATCAAGAAACCAAAGAGAAGCTCTTTATTGCTGATGAATCACTTTTTCCAAAAGTTTCGATTGTTAATCCTGAGCTCATGCAGAGTGTCCCAAAGGACTACCTCGTGTACTCAGCAGCCGATATTATTGCGCATTCGATTGAAGGCTATTTTACAGCAACTGATCAACCTCATTTACAATCCCGAATTGTGGAAGCCATAATCAATACGGTTATTGAGACAACAGAAGTTCTTTTATCTGACTCAACTAACTACAATGCACGTGCTGAGTTTGCTTGGGCTTCTACGTTAGCTCTAAATGGGTTAACGACTGCGGGCACTGCTGGTTTTAATTTTCCTAACCATATGATTGAACATTCCTTATCTGCACTTTTTAATGTACCCCACGGCGCAGGACTTTCCATCATCATTCCTGCGTGGATGAAATGGCATCACTCGCATAATACAGATCAATTTAAACGTTTTGCTAAGCAAGTCTTTGCGGTTAAAACAGCAGAAGAAGGGATTGTTGCACTAGAAAATTGGTTTAATAAAATTGGAACCCCAACAAGATTATCGCAACTCAATATCACACAAAAAGATTTACCTTTAATCACTGACAATGTTTTAAATAACGCCAAAATCTTTGGTATCTATCACATTTATACAAAAGAGGTTGTGAATACTATCCTACAAGATGCCCTATAA
- a CDS encoding SMP-30/gluconolactonase/LRE family protein produces the protein MIRKQMSKIAILIFLAIVSFGVLAKGLHYNEKSQSLMPIPASEQTIPTVTAELWLKTSEKNNVLEGIIFDNEGNLLFCDVTNQRVMQVSKDKQLTTLATLDNFSPGGLALHKDGRLFIAALNLEQGLGTIVAVNLKSQEIKTVIPAQAGYLPNDLVFDKQGGFYFTDFKGSSTQPSGGVYYISADLKTITPVLPNLAMANGLALSQDGKTLWATEFARNLLHRIELINPTEIAAIGSAIPYRFIGSAPDSMRIDADGNVYVAIYGQGRVMIFNRQGIPIGQILLPDRDKGQNLRSTSLAIHPKTNDLYIVTSDEANVQGANIFHAKVFTHGLPPN, from the coding sequence ATGATACGAAAACAGATGTCGAAGATAGCTATTCTGATATTTTTAGCGATCGTTAGTTTTGGGGTACTCGCTAAAGGATTACATTACAATGAAAAATCACAAAGTTTAATGCCAATCCCCGCTTCTGAACAAACTATCCCCACGGTTACTGCGGAGCTTTGGCTCAAAACTTCAGAAAAAAATAATGTGCTGGAGGGTATCATTTTTGATAATGAAGGTAATCTACTTTTTTGTGATGTGACCAATCAGCGTGTTATGCAGGTCTCCAAAGATAAACAGCTAACAACCTTGGCAACACTGGATAACTTTTCTCCTGGTGGCTTAGCATTACACAAAGATGGTCGATTATTTATTGCTGCTCTAAATTTAGAGCAGGGCTTAGGAACCATTGTTGCAGTCAATCTCAAAAGCCAAGAAATAAAAACTGTTATTCCTGCACAAGCAGGCTATTTACCTAATGATCTCGTCTTTGATAAACAAGGCGGTTTTTATTTTACTGATTTCAAAGGATCGTCAACCCAACCTAGCGGTGGGGTTTATTATATTTCTGCTGATTTAAAGACTATCACACCCGTGCTACCTAATCTTGCCATGGCCAATGGTCTCGCGCTTAGTCAAGATGGTAAAACACTATGGGCTACTGAGTTCGCTCGTAACCTTTTGCACCGTATTGAGCTTATTAACCCGACAGAAATAGCGGCAATCGGCTCAGCAATACCCTATCGTTTTATTGGCTCTGCACCAGACTCCATGCGAATTGATGCTGATGGGAATGTTTATGTTGCTATTTACGGGCAAGGGCGCGTAATGATATTTAATCGCCAAGGTATTCCCATAGGGCAAATACTACTTCCTGACAGAGATAAAGGACAAAATTTACGCTCCACCAGTTTAGCTATTCATCCAAAAACAAATGATCTCTATATTGTTACCAGTGATGAAGCTAATGTACAAGGTGCCAATATTTTCCATGCCAAGGTGTTTACTCATGGTTTACCACCAAACTAA
- the dmpI gene encoding 4-oxalocrotonate tautomerase DmpI, producing the protein MPVITLEITPLTMKQKKELVEQISDIAARITDIPKSGFYVYIKENSTENIGVGGKLVNELAPHNALKILEIQREK; encoded by the coding sequence ATGCCTGTTATTACGTTAGAAATTACACCATTAACAATGAAACAGAAAAAAGAGCTTGTTGAGCAAATAAGCGATATTGCAGCACGCATAACTGATATTCCAAAGTCTGGATTTTATGTATATATCAAAGAAAACAGCACAGAAAATATCGGAGTAGGTGGCAAGTTGGTTAATGAGCTGGCTCCGCATAACGCACTGAAAATTTTAGAAATACAGAGGGAAAAATGA
- a CDS encoding aldo/keto reductase yields MQYTYLGRTGLKVSRLCLGTMNFGYVTDEPIAFSIMDQAVESGINFFDTADVYGGPQTPDMEKGFGISEEIIGDWLTKSGKRDDIVLATKCYQPMGLGPNDRHLSAYHIRKACEDSLRRLKTDHIDLYQMHHIDRNTPWEEIWQAMELLVQQGKVLYIGSSNFAGWDIATAQAAAQRRNFLGLVAEQSLYNLTVRALELEVIPACRHYGLGLLPWSPLAGGLLGGVLKDKSDGRRASPSMQQVIERYRPQLEKYEALCEKIGETPADVALAWLLHNPVVTAPIIGPRTLEQLTQVRPVINIKLSDETLNRLDKIFPGPGGEAPQAYSW; encoded by the coding sequence ATGCAATACACTTATCTTGGTCGTACGGGTCTTAAAGTGAGTCGCCTGTGCCTTGGTACAATGAATTTTGGTTATGTTACTGATGAACCCATAGCTTTTAGTATCATGGATCAAGCTGTTGAATCCGGTATTAACTTTTTTGATACGGCGGATGTTTACGGTGGCCCACAAACCCCTGATATGGAAAAAGGCTTCGGCATTTCTGAAGAAATTATCGGAGACTGGCTTACAAAAAGTGGTAAGCGTGACGATATTGTACTAGCCACTAAATGCTATCAACCAATGGGGTTAGGTCCTAATGACCGCCATCTCTCTGCTTACCATATTCGCAAAGCCTGTGAAGACAGCTTGCGTCGGTTAAAGACCGACCATATCGATCTTTATCAGATGCACCATATTGATAGAAATACCCCATGGGAAGAAATATGGCAAGCGATGGAACTTCTAGTTCAACAAGGTAAGGTATTGTATATTGGCAGCAGTAATTTTGCTGGTTGGGATATTGCTACTGCTCAGGCTGCTGCACAGCGCCGTAACTTTCTAGGACTTGTAGCGGAACAAAGCCTCTATAATCTTACTGTTAGGGCATTAGAATTAGAAGTCATCCCTGCATGCAGACACTACGGTTTAGGACTACTTCCTTGGAGCCCACTAGCAGGTGGTTTATTAGGTGGCGTATTAAAAGATAAGTCGGATGGTCGTCGTGCATCACCCTCTATGCAACAAGTTATTGAACGTTATCGTCCACAGTTAGAAAAATACGAAGCCTTATGTGAAAAAATAGGCGAAACTCCTGCTGATGTGGCATTAGCGTGGTTATTACATAATCCAGTTGTAACCGCACCAATTATTGGGCCACGTACTTTAGAACAACTGACACAGGTACGTCCTGTAATTAATATTAAATTGTCTGATGAAACGCTTAACAGGCTTGATAAAATATTTCCAGGGCCTGGTGGAGAAGCACCACAAGCCTATTCATGGTAA
- a CDS encoding LysR family transcriptional regulator, giving the protein MDIKVLRYFLALAREQSVTAAAEYLHLTQPTLSRQLSELEDRLGTTLFIRGSRKIILTDDGMRLRKRAEEILELVQKTESEFQAPAETVGGDIYIGGGETYLMNLIVEVIKSLQQDYPQICIHIFSGDGDEVTERIDRGLIDFGVLIEPINLSQYETLLLPEQETWGVLMRKDSPLANKKTIQPKDLWNLPLIVAKQKQVDNNITQWIKRDYKKLNIVASYNLIFNASVMVESGMGYALGLDKLINTTGNSLLCFRPFEPDLKVNVHFVWKRYQLFSKAAELFLQRMKATFGQ; this is encoded by the coding sequence ATGGATATAAAAGTTCTACGTTATTTTTTAGCGCTGGCTAGAGAGCAAAGTGTTACCGCTGCGGCTGAGTATTTACACCTGACACAACCGACACTATCAAGGCAACTGAGTGAGTTAGAGGATAGGTTAGGCACTACTTTGTTTATCCGTGGCAGTAGAAAAATCATCCTGACGGACGACGGTATGCGCTTACGTAAACGAGCGGAAGAAATATTGGAGTTGGTACAAAAAACCGAATCAGAATTTCAAGCCCCTGCTGAAACAGTCGGTGGTGATATTTATATAGGGGGTGGCGAAACCTACCTAATGAACTTGATTGTAGAGGTTATAAAAAGCTTACAACAAGACTATCCACAAATTTGCATCCATATTTTTAGTGGTGATGGTGACGAAGTAACCGAGCGAATTGATAGAGGATTAATAGACTTCGGCGTTTTAATCGAACCTATTAATTTAAGTCAATATGAAACGCTACTGCTCCCCGAACAGGAGACGTGGGGGGTATTAATGAGAAAAGATAGCCCATTAGCAAATAAAAAAACCATTCAACCTAAGGATCTTTGGAACCTACCGCTTATCGTCGCTAAACAAAAACAAGTTGATAATAATATCACTCAGTGGATTAAACGTGATTATAAAAAACTCAACATTGTTGCTTCTTATAATTTAATCTTTAATGCTTCTGTCATGGTTGAAAGCGGTATGGGATATGCTCTAGGTCTTGATAAATTAATTAATACAACAGGCAATAGTTTATTGTGCTTTAGACCTTTTGAACCCGATTTAAAAGTGAATGTGCATTTTGTATGGAAAAGGTACCAATTATTTTCAAAAGCAGCTGAGCTTTTTTTACAGCGAATGAAAGCGACTTTTGGTCAGTGA
- a CDS encoding cyclophilin-like fold protein, translating into MNNSLMFSLILMLSIGCNSNVYSQVTTSNKNSSTNHSTTTKESSIMNNSEVRVRFTFNGKQAIAVLNDNPTTRSMLAQLPITLPFEDYSRTEKITYFPNKLSKQDAPAGHAASAGDITCYGPWGNLAIFYKSFPYSNGLIYMGKFESGFEELSRQGNKFDVTIELME; encoded by the coding sequence ATGAACAATAGCTTAATGTTTTCACTCATTCTTATGTTGTCAATTGGCTGCAATAGTAATGTTTACAGTCAGGTTACTACAAGCAATAAAAACTCTTCTACCAATCACTCAACTACCACTAAAGAGTCATCTATTATGAACAATAGTGAAGTTCGTGTACGTTTTACCTTTAATGGTAAACAAGCGATTGCTGTACTAAATGATAACCCAACCACGCGTAGCATGTTGGCACAATTACCTATTACACTGCCTTTTGAAGACTACTCCAGAACTGAAAAAATAACTTACTTCCCTAACAAACTCTCAAAACAAGATGCACCCGCTGGTCATGCTGCTTCTGCTGGTGATATTACGTGTTATGGCCCATGGGGAAACCTTGCCATATTTTATAAAAGTTTTCCGTATTCTAATGGGCTCATTTATATGGGTAAATTCGAGTCAGGTTTTGAAGAGTTATCCCGCCAAGGCAATAAATTTGACGTAACCATTGAACTAATGGAATAA
- a CDS encoding DUF3737 family protein, with translation MNTLKQQILTGERALFKACNRQITDSIFDHGESPLKESSNIKVTDSIFKWKYPFWYSNKVHIQNSYLEDGARAGLWYTDGIDISNTTIKAPKALRRSKNIKLDSVDMPNASETLWMCESIVMKDVSVNGDYFAMNSNNITADNFRLVGNYSFDGCKNIEITNAKLLSKDAFWNCENVTVKDTFISGEYIGWNSRNLTFINCTIESLQGFCYVDGLTLINCRLLNTTLAFEYCQNIDIDVSTTIDSVKNPYSGVIKAEGIGEIIFDDPQIEPSETTIITLREAQYAI, from the coding sequence ATGAATACACTTAAACAACAAATTTTAACGGGTGAACGGGCGTTATTTAAAGCCTGTAATAGACAAATCACAGACAGTATTTTTGATCATGGCGAGTCTCCTCTAAAAGAATCTTCTAATATTAAGGTGACGGATAGTATTTTTAAATGGAAATACCCCTTTTGGTATTCAAATAAAGTGCATATTCAAAATAGCTATTTAGAAGATGGTGCAAGAGCTGGCCTATGGTATACCGACGGAATCGATATCAGTAACACCACCATTAAAGCACCAAAAGCATTGCGCCGTTCTAAAAATATAAAACTTGATAGTGTGGATATGCCAAATGCCAGTGAAACATTATGGATGTGCGAAAGCATCGTCATGAAAGATGTCAGTGTTAACGGCGACTATTTTGCAATGAACTCAAATAACATTACGGCAGATAACTTTAGACTGGTGGGTAATTATTCTTTTGATGGCTGTAAAAATATTGAAATAACAAATGCAAAATTATTGTCTAAAGATGCTTTTTGGAATTGTGAAAATGTGACGGTGAAAGATACCTTTATCTCAGGCGAATATATTGGCTGGAACTCCCGTAATCTAACGTTCATTAACTGCACAATAGAAAGTTTGCAAGGTTTCTGCTATGTAGATGGTTTAACCCTTATTAATTGCCGATTACTCAATACCACGTTAGCATTTGAATACTGTCAAAATATCGATATTGATGTATCAACCACCATTGATAGCGTAAAAAACCCATACAGCGGTGTTATTAAGGCAGAAGGAATTGGTGAAATAATTTTTGATGACCCACAAATTGAGCCAAGTGAAACAACAATTATTACCTTAAGAGAAGCCCAATATGCCATTTGA
- a CDS encoding MalY/PatB family protein, protein MPFDFDKLTDRQNSYSLKWQVKNNELPMWVADMDFETAPEIINAIVNKAKKGIFGYTIIPDEYFNAVCNWWSKRHQFFIDKEWIVYSSGVVPALSSIIRKLTRVGENVLIQPPVYNIFYNCIANNGRHLIENKLLYQQGEYQIDFADLEQKLADPQTTLMLLCNPHNPIGKLWSKNTLQKIGELCAKYHVLIISDEIHCDLTHPDYHYTPFASVSEACAQNSITCIAPTKTFNLAGLQTASVLIPNPVLRHKVNRGLNTDEIAEPNSFAIEATIAAFTQGESWLTELNHYIQKNKDLVATYIKANIPKITVVVSDATYLLWLDCSAITDSTRQLSAFIREKTGLYLSSGEDYGENSKTFLRMNVATSYLRVQEGLLRLKNGINEYTKRS, encoded by the coding sequence ATGCCATTTGATTTTGATAAATTAACTGATCGACAAAATAGCTACTCCTTAAAGTGGCAGGTAAAAAATAATGAGTTACCCATGTGGGTAGCTGACATGGATTTTGAAACAGCGCCAGAGATCATTAATGCAATAGTTAATAAAGCAAAAAAAGGTATATTCGGTTATACCATCATACCCGATGAATACTTTAACGCAGTCTGCAATTGGTGGAGTAAACGCCACCAATTTTTCATCGACAAAGAGTGGATTGTTTATTCATCAGGTGTGGTGCCTGCACTTTCATCCATTATTCGCAAACTAACCAGGGTAGGCGAAAATGTATTAATCCAACCCCCTGTTTATAATATTTTTTACAACTGTATCGCCAATAATGGAAGACACTTAATAGAAAATAAATTGCTTTATCAACAGGGTGAGTACCAAATCGATTTTGCAGATCTAGAGCAGAAGCTAGCCGATCCACAAACAACTCTTATGCTACTATGCAATCCACATAACCCAATAGGAAAACTATGGAGTAAAAATACACTGCAAAAAATTGGCGAGCTGTGCGCAAAGTATCATGTGCTCATCATCTCCGATGAAATCCATTGTGATTTAACTCATCCAGATTACCATTACACACCCTTCGCCAGTGTTTCAGAAGCATGTGCTCAAAACAGTATTACTTGCATTGCACCGACAAAAACCTTTAATTTAGCAGGGTTACAAACGGCCAGCGTGCTAATACCCAACCCCGTTTTACGCCATAAAGTAAACCGTGGGCTTAATACTGATGAGATTGCAGAGCCTAATAGTTTCGCTATAGAAGCAACTATTGCTGCCTTCACCCAAGGCGAAAGCTGGCTAACTGAACTTAATCATTATATTCAAAAAAATAAAGATTTAGTGGCAACTTATATTAAAGCCAATATTCCAAAAATTACGGTGGTCGTTTCAGATGCTACGTATCTACTGTGGTTGGACTGCTCGGCTATTACAGACTCCACACGGCAACTGAGCGCATTTATTCGTGAAAAAACAGGACTCTATTTATCTTCTGGGGAAGACTATGGAGAGAACAGTAAAACTTTTTTAAGAATGAATGTAGCAACTTCTTATTTAAGAGTTCAAGAAGGCTTATTACGATTAAAAAATGGAATTAATGAATATACTAAAAGAAGTTAA
- a CDS encoding HD domain-containing protein codes for MNSDIIKGRLIFLREAENLKNIIRCSYTSKGRNESTAEHTWRLALIALVFEDELKYLDFSKVLKMCLVHDLGETIHGDIPATEKQNHPDKDTQERNDLLFLTKTLDEPLRSSLLALWEEYEIGQTKEAIAVKALDKLETILQHNQGINPDDFDYEFNLTYGEKYTDRHPLFKSIRAILNEETLVKINNSL; via the coding sequence ATGAATAGTGACATTATTAAAGGTCGTTTAATCTTCTTGAGAGAAGCTGAAAATTTAAAAAATATAATTCGTTGTTCATATACTTCTAAAGGTAGAAATGAAAGTACTGCTGAGCACACATGGAGATTGGCTTTAATAGCTCTTGTATTTGAAGATGAATTAAAGTATTTAGATTTTTCGAAAGTCTTAAAAATGTGTCTTGTTCATGATTTAGGTGAGACAATTCATGGTGATATTCCTGCAACAGAAAAGCAAAATCATCCTGATAAAGACACTCAAGAACGTAACGACTTATTATTTCTTACAAAGACACTTGATGAACCGTTGAGAAGTTCTTTACTTGCACTATGGGAAGAATATGAAATTGGCCAAACTAAAGAAGCTATTGCTGTAAAGGCTTTAGATAAACTAGAGACTATTTTACAGCATAATCAAGGAATTAATCCTGATGATTTTGATTATGAGTTTAATCTTACTTATGGTGAAAAATATACAGATAGGCATCCATTGTTTAAAAGTATTCGAGCTATCCTCAATGAAGAAACATTAGTAAAAATAAATAACAGCTTATAA